Proteins encoded by one window of Brevibacterium atlanticum:
- a CDS encoding TetR/AcrR family transcriptional regulator, translated as MTETTPRQRARLETETQITQIGNRMIDEDGVAGLSLRAIARELGVVSSAVYRYVKSRDELLTVLIRDAFTQIADEVDAALEEERSVQALALSMLDWSRRFPNRWALIYGTPVPDYEAPRHETVVPGTRVMVALTQLIALSAETAGGGDPRSANSPSTSSSTVRAGTGSADTTTTARALGPLRGGLKELGIECDDAVILRTLSVWVAIIGAINGLRFGQFGPGFDDNEDDLMRALIADLGF; from the coding sequence ATGACCGAGACGACTCCGCGGCAGCGCGCGCGGCTTGAGACGGAAACCCAGATCACGCAGATCGGCAATCGGATGATCGACGAGGATGGTGTCGCCGGCCTGTCTCTGCGGGCGATCGCCCGCGAGCTCGGCGTCGTCTCGAGTGCGGTCTACCGCTATGTGAAGAGCCGCGACGAGCTGCTGACGGTCCTCATCCGCGACGCCTTCACTCAGATCGCCGACGAGGTCGATGCGGCGCTCGAGGAGGAGCGGTCCGTCCAAGCTCTGGCCTTGAGCATGCTCGACTGGTCACGGCGGTTCCCCAACCGCTGGGCACTCATCTACGGAACACCGGTGCCTGACTATGAAGCGCCCAGACACGAGACCGTTGTGCCGGGAACGCGAGTGATGGTGGCGTTGACACAGCTCATAGCGCTATCGGCGGAGACAGCCGGCGGGGGAGATCCGCGGAGCGCGAACTCACCCTCGACGTCGAGCTCGACTGTGAGAGCTGGGACCGGATCAGCCGACACAACGACCACTGCTCGTGCACTCGGTCCGCTTCGGGGCGGCCTGAAAGAGCTCGGGATCGAATGCGATGACGCAGTGATCCTGCGGACGCTGAGCGTCTGGGTTGCGATCATCGGAGCGATCAACGGCCTGCGCTTCGGGCAGTTCGGCCCAGGCTTCGACGACAACGAAGACGACCTCATGAGAGCGCTCATCGCCGATCTCGGCTTCTGA
- a CDS encoding NAD-dependent epimerase/dehydratase family protein, with translation MTTALIIGNGQIGAEIAAQLSQAGTTVRIATRSGGVPAAPRSHSTQTEAGAAATATVAAPTHIKADASDREQLIEAARGVDVIFACAHAAYDSRVWERVLPGLDAAVLDTAAELGIPVVFPESVYAFAGLDQPITEDSPFAPVDDKGRIRQRLLEARTAHPATSASVIAGDLLGRTAEPKTSVVRLCITEPIAHGRRAFVPARADVAHGITVIADLAAAMIRAAELLAGVPAGTHKLLLAPASNPTLAEIAEFTHSELGSRAKHPLALPHWVIRAIGLFDRSMYEVGQLGPIWYEPCVIEPGTLGDSVPTTDWRDGVRQML, from the coding sequence ATGACCACTGCACTCATCATCGGAAACGGACAGATCGGCGCAGAGATCGCCGCTCAACTCAGCCAGGCCGGGACCACGGTCCGGATCGCCACCCGCTCGGGTGGCGTACCCGCGGCTCCCCGGTCACACTCGACACAGACGGAAGCCGGCGCCGCCGCGACCGCGACAGTCGCCGCGCCCACCCACATCAAGGCCGACGCAAGCGATCGCGAACAGCTCATCGAGGCCGCCCGCGGGGTCGATGTGATCTTCGCCTGCGCTCACGCGGCCTATGACAGCAGGGTCTGGGAGCGGGTCCTTCCGGGACTCGACGCCGCGGTCCTCGACACTGCCGCCGAGCTCGGCATCCCCGTCGTCTTCCCTGAATCCGTCTATGCCTTTGCCGGCCTCGACCAACCGATCACCGAGGACTCCCCCTTCGCTCCCGTCGACGACAAGGGACGGATCCGTCAACGCCTCCTCGAGGCGCGTACGGCCCATCCGGCCACCTCGGCGAGCGTCATTGCCGGGGATCTGCTCGGCCGGACGGCCGAACCGAAGACCTCGGTGGTGAGGCTGTGCATCACGGAACCGATCGCGCACGGACGGCGAGCCTTCGTTCCCGCTCGCGCCGATGTCGCCCACGGGATCACGGTCATCGCCGACCTCGCGGCCGCGATGATCCGGGCGGCGGAACTGCTGGCCGGCGTCCCTGCGGGGACGCACAAACTCCTCCTGGCGCCCGCGTCGAATCCGACACTGGCAGAGATCGCCGAGTTCACGCACTCCGAACTCGGCTCTCGGGCGAAGCATCCGTTGGCGCTGCCCCACTGGGTCATCCGCGCCATCGGACTGTTCGACCGCTCGATGTACGAGGTGGGCCAGCTCGGACCCATCTGGTACGAACCCTGCGTCATCGAGCCGGGCACGCTGGGCGACTCCGTCCCGACGACCGATTGGCGCGACGGCGTGCGTCAGATGCTCTGA
- a CDS encoding AbgT family transporter: MSTTTNGKVGIGQRMLDGIERVGNKLPEPFTLFLGLFLLTGAISTAMALADVTVSIPGSDETVAIKGLFTGEGLSWLTTTMGDNYIGFPPLATVLPILLAVGVAEKSGMLAAAVRIAFGSSPRWLLPYAVGFVGVVGSIMADSAFIIIPPLAALVFKAAGRHPMAGLIGGFAATGAGYSTSIVPTSLDALFAGITTSVMDTLPGTEYTAVNPVSNYYFNIAASIVLSIIAGFIIDKLIEPNMIRKGVPREYANAGGTGLAKEYQAKDSPYSDQQAAADRRGNDSAESGSAESGSEESGSEESGSEDSTDTEIQAHLEPEEKKGLIWSVVAALLLTAVLLVAFLIPNSPWRNENGGFLPESPLLSSIVFIVFAYFMLMGVVYGFVVRTVRSMNDLVRMMSQSIIDMMSFLILAFILGQFIALFNWTGIGSWIAVAGADGLESIGLTGFAAVIGFMLLASVLNLFIVSGSSMWTLMAAVFVPLFAILGYEPAFIQAGFRVGDSATQVITPLNPYMIVLLGLVRRYEPNAGLGTIISRMFPFVIPFWLAWAALLAIWFFFDLPLGPGNGIFLK; this comes from the coding sequence ATGTCAACGACGACCAATGGAAAGGTCGGCATCGGCCAACGCATGCTCGACGGAATCGAACGGGTCGGCAACAAGCTGCCCGAACCGTTCACCCTCTTCCTCGGTCTCTTCCTCCTCACCGGCGCGATCTCGACGGCCATGGCACTCGCCGATGTCACAGTGTCGATCCCCGGCAGCGATGAGACCGTCGCCATCAAAGGACTCTTCACCGGTGAGGGCCTGTCGTGGCTGACGACGACGATGGGCGACAACTACATCGGGTTCCCACCGCTGGCCACCGTGCTGCCGATCCTGCTGGCCGTCGGTGTGGCCGAGAAGTCGGGGATGCTCGCTGCGGCTGTGCGCATCGCCTTCGGGTCGAGCCCGCGCTGGCTGCTGCCCTACGCCGTCGGATTCGTCGGTGTGGTCGGTTCGATCATGGCCGACTCAGCGTTCATCATCATCCCGCCGCTGGCCGCGCTCGTGTTCAAGGCGGCAGGACGGCATCCGATGGCCGGACTCATCGGCGGGTTCGCCGCCACCGGAGCCGGCTATTCGACATCGATCGTGCCCACCAGCCTCGACGCCCTGTTCGCGGGCATCACGACCTCGGTGATGGACACCCTGCCAGGAACCGAATACACAGCGGTCAACCCGGTGTCGAACTACTACTTCAACATCGCCGCGTCGATCGTTCTCTCGATCATCGCGGGCTTCATCATCGATAAGCTCATCGAACCGAACATGATCCGCAAGGGAGTACCGCGCGAGTATGCGAACGCCGGCGGCACGGGCCTGGCGAAGGAATACCAGGCCAAGGACAGCCCGTACTCCGATCAGCAGGCGGCTGCCGACCGGCGAGGGAACGACTCCGCAGAGTCAGGTTCTGCGGAGTCAGGTTCCGAGGAGTCAGGGTCCGAGGAGTCAGGGTCCGAGGACTCCACGGACACAGAGATCCAGGCGCACCTCGAGCCCGAGGAGAAGAAGGGCCTGATCTGGTCCGTTGTTGCGGCACTCCTGCTCACCGCGGTGCTCCTCGTCGCCTTCCTCATCCCGAATTCGCCGTGGCGGAACGAGAACGGCGGCTTCCTCCCGGAGTCGCCGCTGCTGTCGTCGATCGTGTTCATCGTCTTCGCGTACTTCATGCTCATGGGCGTCGTCTACGGGTTCGTCGTGCGCACCGTGCGCTCGATGAATGACCTGGTGAGGATGATGAGCCAGTCGATCATCGACATGATGTCGTTCCTCATCCTCGCGTTCATCCTCGGCCAGTTCATCGCCCTGTTCAACTGGACGGGAATCGGTTCGTGGATCGCCGTGGCCGGCGCCGACGGGCTCGAGAGCATCGGCCTGACCGGGTTCGCCGCGGTCATCGGCTTCATGCTGTTGGCCAGCGTGCTCAACCTCTTCATCGTCTCCGGCTCGTCGATGTGGACGCTCATGGCCGCGGTGTTCGTGCCGCTGTTCGCGATCCTCGGCTACGAGCCGGCATTCATCCAGGCCGGATTCCGCGTCGGCGACTCGGCCACCCAGGTCATCACCCCGCTCAACCCGTACATGATCGTCCTCCTCGGCCTCGTCCGCCGGTATGAACCGAATGCGGGCCTGGGCACGATCATCTCCCGCATGTTCCCGTTCGTCATTCCGTTCTGGCTGGCCTGGGCCGCGCTGCTGGCGATCTGGTTCTTCTTCGATCTGCCACTGGGTCCCGGCAACGGCATCTTCCTCAAGTAG
- a CDS encoding M20 family metallopeptidase has product MNDIRDLGHPTAPDESYLDEMARQTDERASRAAAWESDFTGAPEASRTGIAAALEDAGDELTSLLHTIHSLAETAFVEFDSVQAIASVLEGHGIDVDTGLYGVDTTLRATTGSGHGRTIAILAEYDALPEIGHACGHNIIATAGVGAILALHALWKQDPDAVPGTVVLLGTPAEEGHSGKEVMARAGAFDGIDAAIMVHGYGYDCADQVWLGRRLLTVTYSGIAAHASAQPFMGRNALDAANLFYQGLGLLRQQMPPISRLHAVISDGGTRPSIITESATVQCYVRSKFPETLKELSDRVEDAAKGAALMTGTGVDVEWDEHPPSLPVRTNQALTARWAEHEQTRGRSPLPGGVLDESIAASTDFGNVSYRIPGIHPLIKTADAEVALHTREFAEAAKTPAAESAAVDAAYGLACTALDFLVDDALAAEVVEEFSRDGGAIDVAHYFD; this is encoded by the coding sequence ATGAACGACATCCGTGACCTCGGCCACCCGACCGCGCCCGATGAGAGCTACCTCGATGAGATGGCCCGCCAGACCGATGAGCGCGCCTCACGGGCAGCCGCCTGGGAATCGGACTTCACCGGCGCCCCGGAAGCCAGCCGGACGGGCATCGCCGCGGCCCTCGAGGACGCCGGCGATGAGCTGACGAGCCTGCTCCACACCATCCATTCCCTGGCCGAGACGGCCTTCGTCGAATTCGACTCCGTCCAGGCGATCGCCTCGGTGCTGGAGGGCCACGGCATCGACGTCGACACGGGACTCTACGGCGTCGACACCACCCTGCGGGCGACCACCGGCTCCGGTCACGGTCGCACCATCGCGATCCTCGCCGAATACGACGCCCTGCCGGAGATCGGCCACGCGTGCGGGCACAACATCATCGCCACCGCAGGCGTCGGCGCCATCCTCGCCCTCCACGCCCTGTGGAAGCAAGACCCGGACGCAGTTCCCGGCACCGTCGTGCTGTTGGGCACCCCCGCCGAAGAAGGGCACTCGGGCAAGGAGGTCATGGCCAGGGCCGGAGCCTTCGACGGCATCGACGCGGCCATCATGGTCCACGGGTACGGCTATGACTGCGCCGACCAGGTGTGGCTGGGTCGCCGCCTGCTCACCGTCACCTACTCCGGCATCGCCGCTCACGCCTCGGCGCAGCCGTTCATGGGCCGCAACGCCCTGGACGCGGCGAACCTCTTCTATCAGGGACTCGGCCTGCTGCGGCAGCAGATGCCGCCGATCTCGCGTCTGCACGCGGTCATCAGCGACGGCGGCACTCGACCGTCGATCATCACCGAATCCGCGACCGTGCAGTGCTACGTCCGCTCGAAGTTCCCCGAGACGCTCAAAGAACTCTCCGACCGGGTCGAGGACGCCGCGAAGGGTGCGGCGCTGATGACCGGGACCGGTGTCGATGTCGAATGGGACGAACACCCGCCCTCGCTGCCGGTGCGCACGAACCAGGCGCTGACGGCTCGGTGGGCCGAACACGAGCAGACCCGTGGACGCTCACCGCTGCCCGGCGGCGTCCTCGACGAGTCGATCGCCGCCTCCACGGACTTCGGCAACGTGTCCTACCGGATCCCCGGCATCCACCCGCTCATCAAGACCGCCGACGCCGAGGTGGCCCTGCACACCCGTGAATTCGCCGAGGCCGCGAAGACTCCCGCAGCCGAATCCGCGGCCGTCGACGCTGCATACGGGCTGGCCTGCACGGCCCTGGACTTCCTCGTCGACGATGCCCTCGCCGCCGAGGTGGTCGAGGAGTTCTCCCGCGACGGCGGAGCCATCGACGTCGCACACTACTTCGACTGA
- a CDS encoding SseB family protein → MSTHSHGPDEALEQSGHQHGSDHSHGPTDSAGQEWAGRNLKPNPFSGDSGLADAELLEAMGEVANAPLDPVAHQKVVTALSGVRLYAPIVPMVVDQEVGDNGLMSDNSSEMAMVRLQADDGRECTPGFSGIPPLTAWHPDARPVPIESERLVLGAIEAESQLVVLDPGAESSFLLRRPAMFAFVQSQPWTPSWADAEVARRVCAIAESFPWLAKLAISPGSSNVHLGGPELGISLGVESEVGQDDVRGFQEAVAGDEELVTKIDSLAIRLIRS, encoded by the coding sequence GTGAGCACGCACTCACACGGACCCGATGAAGCGCTCGAACAGTCGGGCCATCAGCACGGTTCCGACCATTCGCACGGACCCACCGACTCGGCCGGACAGGAGTGGGCCGGGCGCAATCTCAAGCCCAACCCGTTCTCGGGTGACTCCGGATTGGCCGATGCCGAGCTGCTCGAGGCGATGGGCGAGGTCGCGAACGCGCCCTTGGACCCGGTGGCGCACCAGAAGGTCGTCACCGCTCTGTCCGGGGTCCGGCTCTATGCCCCGATCGTGCCGATGGTCGTCGACCAGGAGGTCGGGGACAACGGGCTGATGTCGGACAACTCCTCGGAGATGGCGATGGTCCGCCTCCAGGCCGACGACGGACGTGAGTGCACCCCCGGGTTCTCCGGGATCCCACCGCTGACCGCCTGGCATCCGGACGCCCGTCCCGTTCCGATCGAATCCGAGCGGCTCGTGCTCGGCGCGATCGAGGCCGAGTCCCAGCTCGTCGTCCTCGACCCGGGCGCTGAGTCCTCGTTCCTGCTGCGCCGACCGGCCATGTTCGCCTTCGTCCAATCCCAGCCGTGGACCCCGTCCTGGGCCGACGCCGAGGTGGCCCGACGTGTGTGCGCCATCGCCGAATCCTTCCCCTGGCTGGCGAAGCTCGCCATCAGTCCCGGCAGCTCCAACGTCCACCTCGGGGGACCGGAGCTCGGGATCTCCCTCGGTGTCGAGTCCGAGGTGGGCCAGGATGACGTCCGCGGGTTCCAGGAGGCCGTGGCCGGCGACGAGGAACTCGTCACGAAGATCGACTCCCTGGCCATCCGCCTCATTCGATCCTGA
- the priA gene encoding bifunctional 1-(5-phosphoribosyl)-5-((5-phosphoribosylamino)methylideneamino)imidazole-4-carboxamide isomerase/phosphoribosylanthranilate isomerase PriA: MTDTPNKLVLLPAVDVADGKAVRLVQGEAGTETDYGSPIDAAQDFENRGAEWIHLVDLDAAFGRGSNSDLLNQVVKAVGIKVELSGGIRDTESLERALDTGAERVNIGTAALENPEWTAEMIGRFGDQVAIGLDVRGTTLAARGWTQDGGDLYEVLDALEAAGCARYVVTDVRKDGTLQGPNVELLKSLAEKTETPIVASGGVSSLEDLRALRELVPYGVDSAIVGKALYAGKFTLEEALDVAGR, from the coding sequence ATGACAGACACCCCGAACAAGCTCGTACTCCTTCCCGCAGTCGACGTCGCCGACGGCAAGGCCGTCCGCCTCGTCCAGGGCGAAGCCGGCACCGAAACCGACTACGGCTCACCCATCGACGCGGCACAGGACTTCGAGAATCGGGGCGCCGAATGGATCCACCTCGTCGACCTCGACGCGGCCTTCGGACGCGGCTCGAACTCCGACCTGCTCAATCAGGTCGTCAAGGCTGTGGGCATCAAGGTCGAACTCTCCGGCGGCATCCGTGACACCGAAAGCCTCGAACGGGCACTCGACACCGGCGCCGAACGAGTCAACATCGGCACCGCCGCCCTGGAGAACCCCGAGTGGACGGCCGAGATGATCGGCCGCTTCGGCGATCAGGTCGCCATCGGCCTCGACGTCCGCGGCACCACCTTGGCCGCCCGCGGCTGGACGCAGGACGGCGGAGACCTCTACGAGGTCCTCGACGCCCTCGAAGCCGCCGGCTGCGCCCGCTACGTCGTCACCGACGTGCGCAAGGACGGCACCCTGCAGGGCCCCAACGTCGAACTGCTCAAATCCCTGGCCGAGAAGACCGAGACCCCGATCGTCGCCTCCGGGGGTGTGTCGAGCCTCGAGGACCTGCGCGCCCTGCGCGAACTCGTGCCCTACGGCGTCGACTCCGCGATCGTGGGCAAGGCCCTCTACGCCGGCAAGTTCACCCTCGAAGAAGCCCTCGACGTCGCAGGACGTTGA
- the hisH gene encoding imidazole glycerol phosphate synthase subunit HisH: protein MTTVAVLDYGAGNVRSAVRAVAAAGAEVTLTADHDVIDDSDGLLVPGVGAFSAVMAGLRHVGAVDLIRDRHAQGRPLLGICVGLQVFFARGEEHGVETEGIGLWPGAVTGLNAPVVPHMGWTQISAPATSAMFSGIEDERFYFVHSYAATEPPPGTIVTTARHGEDFVAAVEDGTTWAAQFHPEKSAAAGQQLLRNWLATFPGPTPSS from the coding sequence ATGACGACGGTGGCTGTCCTCGACTACGGAGCCGGAAACGTCCGCTCAGCCGTCCGCGCGGTCGCCGCCGCCGGCGCCGAGGTGACGCTGACGGCCGATCACGACGTCATCGACGACTCCGATGGACTCCTCGTCCCCGGCGTCGGCGCATTCTCCGCCGTCATGGCGGGACTGAGACACGTCGGAGCCGTCGACCTCATCCGCGACCGCCACGCACAGGGCCGACCGCTGCTGGGCATCTGCGTGGGACTGCAGGTCTTCTTCGCCCGCGGCGAGGAGCACGGCGTCGAGACCGAGGGAATCGGTCTGTGGCCGGGCGCCGTCACCGGACTCAACGCTCCCGTCGTCCCGCACATGGGATGGACGCAGATCAGTGCACCGGCCACCTCGGCGATGTTCTCAGGCATCGAAGACGAACGGTTCTACTTCGTCCACTCCTATGCGGCGACCGAGCCGCCGCCCGGCACGATCGTGACCACCGCTCGCCACGGTGAGGACTTCGTCGCCGCCGTCGAGGACGGCACCACCTGGGCCGCCCAGTTCCACCCGGAGAAGTCCGCCGCGGCCGGGCAGCAGCTGCTGCGCAACTGGCTCGCGACGTTTCCCGGCCCGACGCCCAGCTCCTGA
- the hisB gene encoding imidazoleglycerol-phosphate dehydratase HisB, whose translation MRQAQNSRTTSESTVSVSVNLDGTGASTISTSVPFFDHMLTALSKHSMIDLDITATGDTHIDVHHTVEDTSIVLGQTLREALGDKVGIRRYGFAAVPLDEALAQCVVDVSGRPYFVHEGEPEGQQYHLIGGHFTGSMTSHSLESIAFHGGLTVHLDLVRGRDPHHIVEAQYKAFARALREAVEEDPRSNSVPSTKGVL comes from the coding sequence ATGAGGCAGGCCCAGAACTCACGCACGACCTCCGAATCCACGGTGTCCGTGTCCGTCAATCTTGACGGAACCGGTGCCTCGACGATCTCGACGAGCGTGCCGTTCTTCGACCACATGCTCACCGCCCTGTCGAAGCACTCGATGATCGACCTCGACATCACCGCCACCGGTGACACCCACATCGACGTGCACCACACGGTCGAAGACACCTCCATCGTGCTCGGCCAGACGCTCAGGGAGGCCCTCGGCGATAAGGTCGGCATCCGCCGCTACGGCTTCGCCGCCGTCCCACTCGACGAGGCCCTGGCCCAGTGCGTCGTCGACGTCTCCGGTCGTCCCTACTTCGTCCACGAAGGCGAACCCGAAGGCCAGCAGTACCACCTCATCGGCGGTCACTTCACCGGATCGATGACCTCGCACTCGCTCGAATCCATCGCCTTCCACGGCGGACTGACCGTCCACCTCGACCTCGTTCGCGGCCGCGACCCGCACCACATCGTCGAAGCCCAGTACAAGGCCTTCGCCCGGGCCCTGCGCGAAGCCGTCGAGGAAGACCCCCGCAGCAATTCCGTCCCCAGCACCAAGGGAGTCCTGTGA
- a CDS encoding histidinol-phosphate transaminase — MGNIESLPVRSDLVGLKPYGAPHLDVPVQLNVNENAYPLPEVVVDSMRSAVEDHYAGLNRYPDREFTALREHLVTYLDGVNSRAGDTVELSPDMIWAANGSNEVLSHIVQAFGGPGRTVLGFTPSYSMHPLITTGTGATWQDSARKDDFTLDADSVAAEVARVDPDIVFLCTPNNPTGTSIGLDVIEAAYDNCSGIVIVDEAYAEFSRPAKSSAMTLLQGRPRLVVSRTMSKAFACAGLRLGYAIAAPELIDVLRLVRLPYHLSEITQVLACTALEHAEVLLGNVDRLIDSRNRMSAHLAAVGFRVHDSDSNFVLFGNISSPAQLWQKLLDRGVLIRDIGIDGHARVNAGTEEETNAFLRAIDDILAEDPSILAQQPDSATAPTPSSAAPTKGTP; from the coding sequence GTGGGAAACATCGAATCTCTGCCAGTGCGTTCGGACCTCGTCGGACTCAAGCCGTACGGCGCGCCGCACCTCGACGTGCCGGTTCAGCTCAACGTCAACGAGAACGCCTATCCGCTGCCCGAAGTCGTCGTCGACAGCATGCGTTCCGCAGTCGAGGATCACTACGCCGGACTCAACCGGTATCCCGACCGCGAATTCACCGCTCTGCGCGAACACCTGGTGACCTACCTCGACGGCGTCAACAGCCGTGCCGGCGACACGGTCGAACTCAGCCCCGACATGATCTGGGCCGCCAACGGCTCGAACGAAGTCCTCAGCCACATCGTCCAGGCCTTCGGTGGACCGGGCCGTACCGTTCTCGGCTTCACCCCGTCCTATTCGATGCACCCGCTCATCACCACGGGCACCGGAGCCACCTGGCAGGACTCGGCCCGCAAGGACGATTTCACCCTGGACGCCGACTCGGTGGCCGCCGAGGTCGCACGTGTCGACCCGGACATCGTCTTCCTCTGCACCCCGAACAACCCGACCGGCACCTCGATCGGCCTCGACGTCATCGAAGCCGCCTACGACAACTGTTCGGGCATCGTCATCGTCGATGAGGCGTATGCGGAGTTCTCCCGCCCGGCGAAGTCATCGGCGATGACCCTGCTTCAGGGCCGCCCCCGCCTCGTCGTCTCCCGCACCATGAGCAAGGCCTTCGCCTGCGCAGGTCTGCGACTGGGCTACGCCATCGCCGCCCCCGAACTCATCGACGTCCTCCGGCTCGTCCGCCTGCCCTACCACCTCTCCGAGATCACGCAGGTCCTCGCCTGCACCGCCCTCGAACACGCCGAGGTGCTGCTGGGCAATGTCGACCGACTCATCGACTCCCGCAACCGGATGTCCGCCCACCTCGCCGCGGTCGGTTTTCGCGTCCACGACAGTGATTCGAACTTCGTGCTCTTCGGCAACATCTCCTCCCCGGCACAGCTGTGGCAGAAGCTGCTCGATCGCGGAGTGCTCATCCGCGATATCGGGATCGATGGTCACGCACGTGTCAACGCCGGCACCGAGGAAGAGACCAACGCATTCCTGCGCGCGATCGATGACATCCTCGCCGAGGACCCGAGCATTCTCGCACAGCAGCCTGATTCGGCGACCGCCCCGACCCCGTCATCAGCCGCCCCGACGAAAGGCACTCCATGA
- a CDS encoding LysM peptidoglycan-binding domain-containing protein: protein MSAQNTGLRLTTRGRQAVRLLRTLLIALVVIGGALFLATQSFSAAAVAETESESVGIAADSVVVGDGESLWTVASNLGIDRDTRDVVSDIIEINHLSTPTVHPGQTLDVPVD, encoded by the coding sequence ATGTCTGCACAGAACACAGGACTGCGCCTGACCACTCGTGGACGTCAGGCGGTGCGCCTGCTCAGAACTCTGCTCATTGCTCTCGTCGTCATCGGCGGAGCACTCTTCCTGGCAACTCAGTCGTTCTCGGCCGCCGCTGTGGCCGAGACGGAATCCGAGAGCGTCGGCATCGCCGCCGATTCGGTCGTCGTCGGCGACGGCGAATCGCTGTGGACCGTGGCCTCGAATCTCGGCATCGACCGCGATACCCGTGATGTCGTCTCCGACATCATCGAGATCAACCACCTCTCGACCCCGACCGTCCATCCCGGACAGACCCTCGACGTTCCCGTCGACTGA
- the lexA gene encoding transcriptional repressor LexA has protein sequence MVQNKRGRGRPRNEDVASEIAAARSDDEVVQIPEGSTGEGDFRLSPRQRLVLETIERAVVTNGYPPSMREIGEAAGLASLSSVAHQLSQLERLGYVRRDPKRPRAIEVVNPFEEEEAERAKFEELSNNTVQVPVVGRIAAGGPILAEQEVDDVFSLPTQVVGSGEMFLLKVVGDSMIEAAICHDDWVVVRKQHTADNGQIVAALLDGEATVKTLKRKAGQQWLMPQNENYEPIDGTYAQIMGLVVAVIRRL, from the coding sequence ATGGTTCAGAACAAACGAGGCAGAGGCAGGCCTCGCAACGAGGATGTCGCCAGCGAGATCGCTGCCGCCCGCAGCGATGACGAAGTGGTGCAGATCCCGGAGGGTTCGACCGGTGAGGGCGACTTCCGCCTCTCCCCCAGGCAGCGTCTCGTGCTCGAGACCATCGAACGCGCTGTCGTCACCAACGGCTACCCGCCGAGCATGCGTGAGATCGGCGAGGCTGCCGGACTCGCCTCGCTCTCGAGCGTCGCCCATCAGCTCTCCCAGCTCGAACGCCTCGGCTACGTCCGTCGCGATCCGAAGCGCCCGCGTGCCATCGAGGTGGTCAACCCCTTCGAAGAGGAAGAGGCGGAGCGCGCGAAGTTCGAGGAGCTGTCGAACAACACCGTGCAGGTGCCGGTCGTCGGTCGCATCGCCGCCGGCGGTCCGATCCTCGCCGAGCAGGAGGTCGACGATGTCTTCTCCCTGCCGACCCAGGTCGTCGGCTCCGGCGAGATGTTCCTGCTCAAGGTCGTCGGCGATTCGATGATCGAAGCTGCCATCTGCCACGACGACTGGGTGGTCGTGCGCAAGCAGCACACCGCGGACAACGGTCAGATCGTCGCTGCCCTCCTCGACGGCGAGGCGACGGTGAAGACGCTCAAGCGCAAGGCCGGTCAGCAGTGGCTGATGCCGCAGAACGAGAACTACGAACCCATCGACGGCACCTACGCCCAGATCATGGGCCTGGTCGTCGCGGTCATCCGCCGCCTCTGA